The following are encoded together in the Salvia hispanica cultivar TCC Black 2014 chromosome 6, UniMelb_Shisp_WGS_1.0, whole genome shotgun sequence genome:
- the LOC125194490 gene encoding GDSL esterase/lipase At1g29670-like: protein MASITITKWIILSINILIIQTLTLTHAQQVPCFFIFGDSQMDNGNNNLLPTSAKANYRPYGIDFPGAVPTGRFTNGKNIADFLAELLDFSDPIPPFASTRGSDILRGLNYGSGAAGILDISGIRQGPRFSMNDQLANHRATTGQIAALFRNRTAADNYLRQCLYVVNIGSNDYINNYYYQRPRSLSNLLYTPDQFADQLIAEFSRQLRRLYDLGSRKVAVYGIGLIGCIPQEILLYPITNGSPCVDKINVAVGLFNDRLMSLVNNLNNNLPNAQFTYINATSIALGDPSLIGVKVLNAACCEVQRSGPAAGQCLRDGAVCGNRQEYIFFDNFHPTEISNNVTAMRSYRALVPADASPVDIERLVRQ, encoded by the exons ATGGCCTCTATTACAATCACAAAATGGATAATCCTATCCATCAACATCTTGATCatacaaaccctaaccctaactcATGCCCAACAAGTTCCTTGCTTCTTCATTTTTGGAGACTCCCAAATGGACAATGGAAACAACAATCTCCTTCCTACATCTGCCAAAGCTAATTATCGCCCTTATGGGATTGACTTCCCCGGCGCCGTCCCCACCGGCCGGTTCACCAACGGCAAAAATATCGCCGACTTCCTAG CTGAGTTGTTAGATTTTTCCGATCCGATCCCGCCGTTTGCGTCTACGAGAGGCTCTGACATTCTCAGAGGACTCAACTACGGATCCGGAGCTGCCGGGATTCTTGACATCTCCGGGATACGACAG GGCCCTCGGTTCAGCATGAACGACCAGTTAGCAAATCATAGGGCGACAACCGGTCAAATCGCCGCCTTATTCCGGAATCGGACGGCCGCGGACAACTACCTGCGACAGTGTCTCTACGTCGTCAACATAGGCAGCAACGACTATATTAACAACTACTATTATCAGAGGCCGCGGTCCTTGTCTAATCTTCTCTATACACCCGACCAATTTGCCGACCAATTGATCGCAGAATTCTCTCGACAACTAAGG AGATTGTACGACCTCGGATCAAGAAAAGTTGCGGTGTACGGGATCGGTCTGATCGGGTGCATTCCTCAAGAGATATTATTATATCCGATCACCAACGGGTCTCCCTGCGTCGACAAAATCAACGTAGCTGTCGGACTATTCAACGACAGGCTCATGTCGCTCGTCAACAACCTAAACAACAATTTACCAAATGCTCAATTCACTTACATAAACGCCACCAGCATTGCACTAGGAGACCCTTCCCTCATTG GTGTGAAGGTGTTGAACGCTGCGTGCTGTGAGGTGCAGAGGAGTGGGCCCGCGGCGGGGCAGTGCTTGCGTGATGGAGCGGTGTGCGGCAACAGACAAGAGTATATATTCTTCGATAATTTTCATCCCACGGAGATCTCGAACAATGTGACGGCGATGAGATCTTACAGAGCTTTGGTGCCAGCCGACGCGTCCCCGGTTGACATTGAACGTCTTGTTCGGCAGTGA
- the LOC125194488 gene encoding F-box protein At5g07610-like isoform X2, which translates to MNPKKANVPAVTPEEDYGDRWMRLIWNIDLLMKIFILLPAKSIIRCKLVCKHWLALVSSEKFCHLHTLRSPKVQPSLLLNLNQRNPSSHIFNFDPIMNGEKLMIPYTFSVPNPTIICSCNGLMLLKSDRTYETLYVYNPTTKLSRKIWVTDSYKDNIVALALIFDPSKSLHYKVVCIKSTVEDRIYPLKVDTCRIEVYDSESCAWKLSLRFVFPERLKLSGGYGGVYCNGWIYWEMLDAVVYYDIAKNEFDCILKPSYSSYQFQTRMVHWDTTYCLHEANGRLYISRCLTKANECLSIELFELEMGEGGSLQWVLRHNETILQHEPTSPLTGYIDHLRVIKGPYGTETCSVLYHMGGKISVYSFIDKSHNVLVDLTGQLFHMDVWGPELKMYEFIACLAVV; encoded by the coding sequence ATGAATCCGAAGAAGGCCAACGTTCCTGCTGTAACTCCCGAGGAGGATTATGGTGATAGATGGATGAGACTGATCTGGAACATCGAtcttttgatgaaaatatttatcctGTTACCTGCAAAATCTATTATCCGATGCAAGTTAGTATGCAAACATTGGCTCGCACTGGTCTCCTCTGAGAAATTCTGCCATCTCCACACCCTGCGCTCCCCAAAGGTGCAGCCGTCTCTTCTCCTGAACTTGAACCAGAGGAATCCCAGCTCGCACATCTTTAACTTTGATCCAATCATGAATGGCGAAAAGCTGATGATACCATACACCTTCTCTGTTCCAAACCCCACAATCATTTGTTCTTGTAACGGCCTGATGCTACTAAAATCGGACCGTACATATGAGACTCTATATGTTTATAATCCGACCACTAAGCTGTCAAGAAAGATCTGGGTTACCGATTCCTATAAGGACAATATTGTGGCACTTGCCTTAATTTTTGATCCTTCGAAGTCACTCCACTACAAGGTTGTTTGCATTAAGTCAACCGTAGAGGATCGCATCTATCCTCTTAAGGTAGATACTTGTCGGATCGAGGTCTATGACTCGGAGAGTTGCGCTTGGAAGCTCAGTTTGCGATTTGTGTTTCCTGAAAGGCTTAAATTGAGTGGTGGATACGGGGGTGTGTATTGTAATGGCTGGATATACTGGGAGATGTTGGATGCAGTCGTCTACTATGATATTGCTAAGAATGAATTCGACTGTATATTAAAGCCTAGTTATTCATCTTACCAGTTCCAGACAAGAATGGTACATTGGGATACCACTTACTGTCTCCATGAGGCAAATGGTCGTCTATACATATCTAGATGTCTCACAAAGGCTAACGAATGTCTGTCAATTGAGCTGTTTGAGTTGGAGATGGGCGAAGGTGGTTCTTTGCAGTGGGTGTTGAGGCACAATGAAACAATCCTTCAACATGAACCGACCTCCCCATTAACTGGTTATATTGATCATTTGAGAGTCATTAAGGGACCATATGGCACGGAGACGTGCAGTGTACTGTATCATATGGGCGGGAAGATCAGCGTCTATAGTTTCATCGACAAGAGCCATAATGTGCTCGTTGATTTGACGGGCCAACTGTTCCACATGGATGTATGGGGTCCTGAGTTGAAAATgtatgaatttattgcatgtttAGCTGTGGTTTGA
- the LOC125194488 gene encoding F-box protein At5g07610-like isoform X1 translates to MFIMNPKKANVPAVTPEEDYGDRWMRLIWNIDLLMKIFILLPAKSIIRCKLVCKHWLALVSSEKFCHLHTLRSPKVQPSLLLNLNQRNPSSHIFNFDPIMNGEKLMIPYTFSVPNPTIICSCNGLMLLKSDRTYETLYVYNPTTKLSRKIWVTDSYKDNIVALALIFDPSKSLHYKVVCIKSTVEDRIYPLKVDTCRIEVYDSESCAWKLSLRFVFPERLKLSGGYGGVYCNGWIYWEMLDAVVYYDIAKNEFDCILKPSYSSYQFQTRMVHWDTTYCLHEANGRLYISRCLTKANECLSIELFELEMGEGGSLQWVLRHNETILQHEPTSPLTGYIDHLRVIKGPYGTETCSVLYHMGGKISVYSFIDKSHNVLVDLTGQLFHMDVWGPELKMYEFIACLAVV, encoded by the exons ATGTTTAT CATGAATCCGAAGAAGGCCAACGTTCCTGCTGTAACTCCCGAGGAGGATTATGGTGATAGATGGATGAGACTGATCTGGAACATCGAtcttttgatgaaaatatttatcctGTTACCTGCAAAATCTATTATCCGATGCAAGTTAGTATGCAAACATTGGCTCGCACTGGTCTCCTCTGAGAAATTCTGCCATCTCCACACCCTGCGCTCCCCAAAGGTGCAGCCGTCTCTTCTCCTGAACTTGAACCAGAGGAATCCCAGCTCGCACATCTTTAACTTTGATCCAATCATGAATGGCGAAAAGCTGATGATACCATACACCTTCTCTGTTCCAAACCCCACAATCATTTGTTCTTGTAACGGCCTGATGCTACTAAAATCGGACCGTACATATGAGACTCTATATGTTTATAATCCGACCACTAAGCTGTCAAGAAAGATCTGGGTTACCGATTCCTATAAGGACAATATTGTGGCACTTGCCTTAATTTTTGATCCTTCGAAGTCACTCCACTACAAGGTTGTTTGCATTAAGTCAACCGTAGAGGATCGCATCTATCCTCTTAAGGTAGATACTTGTCGGATCGAGGTCTATGACTCGGAGAGTTGCGCTTGGAAGCTCAGTTTGCGATTTGTGTTTCCTGAAAGGCTTAAATTGAGTGGTGGATACGGGGGTGTGTATTGTAATGGCTGGATATACTGGGAGATGTTGGATGCAGTCGTCTACTATGATATTGCTAAGAATGAATTCGACTGTATATTAAAGCCTAGTTATTCATCTTACCAGTTCCAGACAAGAATGGTACATTGGGATACCACTTACTGTCTCCATGAGGCAAATGGTCGTCTATACATATCTAGATGTCTCACAAAGGCTAACGAATGTCTGTCAATTGAGCTGTTTGAGTTGGAGATGGGCGAAGGTGGTTCTTTGCAGTGGGTGTTGAGGCACAATGAAACAATCCTTCAACATGAACCGACCTCCCCATTAACTGGTTATATTGATCATTTGAGAGTCATTAAGGGACCATATGGCACGGAGACGTGCAGTGTACTGTATCATATGGGCGGGAAGATCAGCGTCTATAGTTTCATCGACAAGAGCCATAATGTGCTCGTTGATTTGACGGGCCAACTGTTCCACATGGATGTATGGGGTCCTGAGTTGAAAATgtatgaatttattgcatgtttAGCTGTGGTTTGA
- the LOC125194489 gene encoding F-box protein At5g07610-like, which produces MNPKKDKVHAVTPEEDYGDRWMRLIWNNDLLTKIFILLPAKSVTRCKLVCKHWLSLVSSEKFCHLHTLHSPKLQPSLLLNPNLGNPSLQFFNFNPFMNGEKLMIPYTFSFPNPIIISSCNGLMLLKSHHKDESFHVYNPTTKLSRKISVTDAYRDNIVALALAFDPSKSPHYKVVCIKSTSEDRINPLEVDTCAIEVYDSESCVWKLMLRFVFPQRLEMCGGYGGVYCSGSIYWDILDTLVYYDIAQNDFDTLDMPRYSPSLRKHILLSVDSSSLLQGANGHLYISRLFTKASNCQLIKLFELDMHDRRSSSWFLRYDETIPHHEHISPINGYNEQLRFIKGSYDTETCSVLSHMYGMISVYSFLDKSYKLLVDVTGPPFNIQASYGGPHMEMYEFIECLAVV; this is translated from the coding sequence ATGAATCCGAAGAAGGACAAAGTTCATGCTGTAACTCCCGAGGAGGATTATGGTGATAGATGGATGAGACTGATCTGGAACAATGATCTTTTGACGAAAATATTTATCCTGTTACCTGCAAAATCTGTTACCCGATGCAAGTTAGTATGCAAACATTGGCTCTCACTGGTCTCCTCTGAGAAATTCTGCCATCTCCACACCCTGCACTCCCCAAAGCTGCAGCCGTCTCTTCTCCTGAATCCGAACCTGGGGAATCCAAGCTTGCAGTTCTTTAACTTCAATCCATTCATGAATGGCGAGAAGCTGATGATACCTTACACCTTCTCTTTTCCAAACCCCATCATCATTAGTTCTTGTAATGGGCTGATGCTGCTAAAATCTCACCATAAAGATGAGAGTTTCCATGTATACAATCCCACCACTAAGCTGTCAAGAAAGATTAGTGTTACCGATGCTTATCGTGACAATATTGTGGCGCTTGCATTAGCTTTTGATCCTTCAAAGTCTCCCCACTACAAGGTTGTTTGCATTAAGTCAACCTCAGAAGATCGTATCAATCCTCTTGAGGTAGATACTTGTGCGATCGAGGTTTATGACTCAGAGAGTTGCGTTTGGAAGCTCATGTTGCGATTTGTGTTTCCTCAAAGGCTTGAAATGTGTGGTGGATACGGGGGAGTGTACTGTAGTGGATCGATATATTGGGATATCTTGGACACACTCGTCTACTATGATATTGCCCAGAATGATTTCGATACTCTAGATATGCCTAGATATTCACCTTCTCTCCGGAAACATATTCTACTTTCGGTTGACTCTTCCTCTCTTCTGCAAGGGGCAAATGGTCATCTATACATATCTAGATTGTTCACAAAGGCTAGCAACTGTCAATTGATTAAGCTGTTTGAGTTGGATATGCATGATCGTCGTTCTTCTTCGTGGTTCTTGAGGTACGATGAAACAATCCCTCACCATGAACACATTTCCCCAATTAATGGCTATAATGAACAATTGAGATTCATTAAGGGATCATACGACACAGAGACGTGCAGTGTACTGTCTCATATGTATGGGATGATTAGTGTCTATAGTTTCCTCGACAAGAGCTATAAGTTGCTCGTTGATGTGACAGGCCCACCATTCAACATTCAGGCCAGTTATGGGGGTCCTCATATGGAAATGTATGAATTTATTGAATGTTTAGCTGTTGTTTGA